The sequence CGAACCGGGGGTCGTCCAGATAGTCGAGCAACTGTCGCATCGCGGCCGCCTCGTCGGCGCCCGGCATCGACCCGCCCATCAGCGGATCCATCCCCTCCTCGCCGAGGGCGTCCCCGAGTCCACCCAGGCCGCCGAGCGGTGCGTCGCCCTCGCCCGTGCCTGCACCCAGCATCCCCTCTTCCATCGCTGCCTCGGGATCGATTTCGGCCGCCCACAGGGGGGTGTCCTCGCGAATCCGGGTCGGCGTCGCCGGGATGTCCGTCTCGAGGGTGTCCGAGAGGGAGTGTGCGGGGTCAGTCGAGACGACGAGCGTCGCGGTCCCGTCCGCGGCCGAGGAGAGTCCCGTCGCGGCCGCCATCGTCGTCTTGCCGACGCCGCCCTTGCCGCCGTAGAGAACGTATTCGGGCGCGTCGACCCCCGCCGGCAGGTCCGTGGACGCCTGCACGTCGACGCGTTCCGGGCCGTCGCCCTCCGTGTCGTCGCCGTTCTCGTCGACCTCGTCGACCGGTTCGACGTCGATATCGCTCATACCGGTGGCGAGAGGGTCCGGACACCTGTACCCGTCGGTCCGGGGAAGACACTTCACCCGGGCGTGTGATGCACCGTGCATGCGAAGCAGTCCCTCCAGTCGGCCGCTACGCGCCGCGGTCGCCCTCGTCGTCTGTGTCGGCATCGCCGGCTGTTTCGGCGGGGGAGCGCCGGCGAGTCCTACCCCGACCGCCAACACGGACTGTCCGCCCGCGCTGACGGTCTACGAACTCGACGAGGAGCCGGCCGATCTCGATTCGGCAGTCGCCTACGAGAACCTCACCGCCGCCCAGCAGCGGACGTTCCACCGCGCGCGAAACGGGAGCGTCGAGGACTTCGCGTCCGCGTGGGACGACATCGACGTCGTCGCCTACGAGGAGACGTACTACCGGGCGAGCATCGTCGTCTGTTAGAACTCGTAGTCGGCCAACCGGTTGGCCGCCGCCTCGACTCGCGGCGTGACGAGCGCGAAGCGCACCCACTCGTCGTGCGTGCCGAATGTGTCACCCGGCATGCAAGCGACGCCCGCCTCGTCGACGAGGCGCTCGACGTTCGACAGCGTCCCGGGGAAGCCCTCGAACCGGGCGAAGACGTAGAACCCCCCCTCGGGACGGATGTACTCCGCGCCCGCGTCGTCGAGGGCGTCGGTGAAGGTGTCGACGCGCTCCCGCAACAGGTCGCGCGAAGCCTCGTAGTACGCCGGTCCCGTCTCGCGGAGTGCCCGGAGGACGGCGACCTGTGACGGCCGCGCGCCGGTGACGTTGACGAGCATGTGACGCGTGCGGGCGGCCTCGGTCAGTTCCGGCGGGAAGATGCCGTAGCCCACTCGGAGCCCGGTCACCGCCATCGACTTCGAGAAGGAGTTGGTGACGATGCGGTTCGGCGTCTCGAGCGATAGCGCGCTCTCGAACCGCCCGGTGAAGTCGTAGTGGTCGTACACCTCATCGGAGATGAGGACGGCGTCGTGGTCGGCTGCGAGGTCGCCCATCGCGGCCATCGTCTCGCCGTCGTACACCGCACCGGTCGGGTTGTTCGGCGAGTTGATCAGGATGGCCGCCGTGTCGTCGCTCGCCGCCTCGCGCATCGCCGCCACGTCGAGATGGCCGTCGTCGGCGACGGGGACGAGGCGCACGTCGGCGCCGAGCATCGCCGCCTTCCCCGGATAGTACGGATAGACCGGATCGGTGAGCAGGATCTCGTTCCCGGCGTCGCGTTCGAGCGCCCCGGCCATCGCCAGGTAGTTCGCCTCGCCCGCGCCGTTCGTGACGATGACGCGGTCGACGTCGACGCCGCGCCGGGCTGCGATCTCCTCGCGAAGTTCGCGCAATCCGTCGCTCGGTGGGTACTGGAACTCGTCCGGGCCGACATCGGCGTAGTCCCGGAGGCCGTCGCGGAGGGCTTCCGGTGGTTCCCAGTCCGGGCCACCGCTCACCAGGTCGATGACATCGCGGTCGGCGGCGGCCGCATACTGCATGACGTGGAAGAAAAGCGGCGTCTCGTAGTCCATGTCGGTGCTGTGGACGGCCGCCAAATCCCTCTTTCGCTCCGCGCCGGAAGCGTGGGACCTTTTTAGGGCAGTGGGGCAACGTACCGCGCATGGAGCGGATCCGACATCCCCCCGACCCGTGGGAGCGCACGCGACGCGACATGAGGTGGCGACGGTGAACGTCGCCGTCCGCGGCGGTGATGGCGTGGAATCGGACATCGGCGTCGCCGGAGCGACGCTCGTCGACGAGCGTGACGCCGACGCCGTCGTCGTTGTCGGCGCAGACGCCCTCCGGTCGGTGGCCACGGACCCGCCCACGCCCCCGATTCTCCCCATAACGGCGGAGGGCGGTCGCCATCTGGTCGAGCGAGCGGCGCTCGTCGGTGCGCTCGCGGCCGTCGGCGCCGGCGATGGTCACGTCGAGCCCCATCCCATCCTCGGGGTTCGCCGCGACGGGACGACCGTCACGCGCGCGCTTCAAGACGTGACGCTCATGACCGTCGCTCCCGGGAGTATCTCCGAATACGCCGTCGACGCGGGGAAACGGTCGCTGGAATCGGTCCGCGCCGACGGCATCGTCGTCGCCACGCCGCTGGGAAGCGACGGCTACGCCGCCGCCGCCGGCGGGCCGGTCATCGAAGCCGACACCGGCGTCTCGGTCGTCCCGGTCGCACCCTTCATCACCCGGCCCGCGGTGCGCGTCGCGGATCCGGAGGCCGGCCTCACTCTCTCGGTTGAACGGGAAGGTGATGTCGCGCTGTTCGTCGACGGCGTTCGCCACGGAACCGTCGCGGTCGACACCGACCTCCGGATCGACCGCGTCGACACCGTCGACGTGGTGGCTCCCCAACAAAGAACGGAAACCTTCTAATGAGTTAGCGGCCCACGTCAACGTATGCAACCGCTACAGTTCGTCGTCCCGGTCGGCGCCCTCGACGCGCTCGAACCGTACATCGCGCACGTGGTGCTGGCGCTGGTGTTGGTGAACATGTTCACACGGATTCGGGGCCACGCCGTCCACGAGCGACAGGCCGAGGCGGACGACACGGAACTGAGTCGGTACACGCCGCATTCGGTGACGACCATCGTACTCGTACTCGCGTCGTTCACGTTTCTCCTCGTCGAACCGCACGGCGGGATGGTGATGTCGGTGCTCGTCGTCGGCCTGTTCCTGGCCGACTTCTTCGAGTTCGAATCCCGGAAGGTCGAGGCCCGCAACGAGATGACGTTCGAGCGGCCGAAAAGCGCCGTGGCGGCGTCGCTGCTCGCCTTGCTGTACGCCGGCTACCAGAGTCTGTTCGTCTTCATCCAGCCCGTCTGGAGCGCCATCGTCTAGCCGCGAACGGCTGCGTTCTATCTTTTGGCTCGCGCCGATCGAGAAGTGGCGTCGCCGCGCGGAGCGTACCGGAGCCATGGGCTCACGGCGGTCGAGACTGAGAGAGAGAGAGAGAACTCGACGGGAGTCTCGGGCCGTTACGCGTTGCGGTTCTCTAGCGCACCGCGAGCCTCGCGGATCGCGGGCAACACGACCCAGAACGCGAGGGGGCCGAGGAGGGTGAACCAGAACAAAGCGTCCATCATCCCGACGGCCATGAGGTTGAACAGGTCCATGCTCGCGGGGTTCGGGGAGACCGGACTCACGAGCTGTCGGGTGCTCTCGAACCCGGGCGTCCGATACCAGCCAGCGAGTATGAGCCACCCGAGGCCCGCACCGGTGAAGATGCCGAGCCCTTTGATGAATTCGTCAGCCATTGTCTGGGGATTCGTCGGCGTCCTCTTGAGGGTTTCCCATTCCGCGAGCGCGGAACCGAGTCCCGAGGATGTAGACGCCGGCGCCGAAACAGATGGCGGCGAGACCGGCGACGGCGAGGACGGCGCTCAACACGGTGGCCGGCGGCGACACGCCGACGGCTTCGAGCACCGAGAGAACGAAACGACGCAGGAGACTGAGTCGGATCGTCGCGGCATCGAGAAGGACGAACCCGACGACGACCCCGAGGATGGCGAGCAGCGTCGAGAAGACGGTGACGGTCTTGTAGAGACGCATCGGCACGACGACGTCACGTCCGCGGTGCGTCTCGGTCGACCGCACAGCCTGGTCGCCAGGACTGTCTGCATCGTCGCCGTCGGCCGTCTGCCGCGTCGAATCGTCGTCGGAAGCGTCCATCAGCCGGCGTTACTTCGGCGGCCGAAGCCGGTAGTATCGCCGGTTGAGGTCGTACATGTACCCTTCGCGCATCGTCTTCAGCACGGCGTAGGTGACGAACGCGGCCACGACGGGCAGGAGGAACGTCAGGTCGAAGAGGAGGTCGACGTTCATCGGCATCAGGTTCTTGACCGCCAGCAGGCTGATGGTGAACGCGAAGACGACGCCGCCGACGCCGACGGCGGACCAGAACGGCTGTTCGACCGGACGGCGCGCCGACCCCTTGTTCAGGAAGGGGACGATAGCGATGGCGCCCACGACGACGATGTTCGCGAGCACGCCGTAGGTGCGGTCGGCCGTGAGTTTACTCCCGCCGAGGATGGCGAGTTCGGGGTTCAGCGGGCCGAGTTTCAGCAGGCCGAACGACCAGTAGAGATACCAGTCGGGGAGGATGATCGCCGGCGTCGAACTCGGATTCGCCGGAGCGCCGATGTGCGGCGGCATCGTCGCCGAGAGGAAGAAGATCATCCCGGTGAAGAAGGCCGCGATGGAGAGGTTGCGAACCGTCTCGTGGGGCCACGTCGGGAACGCGAGCACGTCGCGTTCGACGTAATCGGATTCAGACCGGAGGTCTTGGTCCTCGCGGCGGGCCCGCTCGAAGTACTCGTAGGTGAGCCGGGAGAGACCGGTCGTTCGCTCTTTGCGTTCGCGCCAGGTCGGCGTCTCGTCGTCCGGGGCGACGATGCCGGGACCGCCGCCGTCGGTGCGCGCCTCGTCCGTAGTGGTGTCGTTCTCGCTCATGATTAGTGTGGTTCCGCGATGCCCTGCACCCAGACGATACCGATGTGGATGGCGATGAGCGTCGTCACGACGAAGGGGAGCAGGAAGACGTGGATGATGTACATGCGCTGGAGTGTCGACTGGCTGAGCGTGAAGCCGCCGAACAGGAGTTGGGCGACCCACTCACCGGCGAGCGGGATCGAGAGCGACATCTCGACGCCGATCTGTCCGGCCCAGAACGCCAGCTGGTCCCACGGGAGCAGGTAGCCCGTGTAGCCGAACACCATCGTCAGGCTGATCAGGATGATGCCGAGCAGCCAGTTGAGTTCGCGGGGTTCCTTGTACGCGCCCGTGAAGTACACGCGGAGCATGTGGAGGAACACGGCGGCGACCATCACCTGCGCCGACCAGCGGTGGATCGAGCGCAGCATGTAGCCGAACTGGAGTTCCGTCATGATGAACGTGATGGAGTTGTAAGCCGTGCTGGGATCGCCGGTCTGTGCCGGGGCGTAGTAGAACCCGAGCAACGCCCCGCTGACCGCCGCGACGACGTACGCGAGCGTCGAGAACGATCCCAGCGCGTACAGCGGATACCAGTACCAGAACTTGTTGTCGAGGTCGTACTGTTCGGTGTGACTCTTCGGCATCTGGAGGTTGACCTTGTAGTACAGGTTCTCCAGCAGCTCCAGGTAGTCGACGATGCGGAGCCGCTTGTCCATCCAGATGAGGGCCATCAGGAAGGTGGACTCGACGGGCGTCAGGTCCTGTCGTTCCATCCAGCCCTCGTGGTCCATCTCGTCTTTCTTTTCCAGACTCATGGGTTATCGC comes from Haloplanus sp. XH21 and encodes:
- a CDS encoding pyridoxal phosphate-dependent aminotransferase produces the protein MDYETPLFFHVMQYAAAADRDVIDLVSGGPDWEPPEALRDGLRDYADVGPDEFQYPPSDGLRELREEIAARRGVDVDRVIVTNGAGEANYLAMAGALERDAGNEILLTDPVYPYYPGKAAMLGADVRLVPVADDGHLDVAAMREAASDDTAAILINSPNNPTGAVYDGETMAAMGDLAADHDAVLISDEVYDHYDFTGRFESALSLETPNRIVTNSFSKSMAVTGLRVGYGIFPPELTEAARTRHMLVNVTGARPSQVAVLRALRETGPAYYEASRDLLRERVDTFTDALDDAGAEYIRPEGGFYVFARFEGFPGTLSNVERLVDEAGVACMPGDTFGTHDEWVRFALVTPRVEAAANRLADYEF
- a CDS encoding ATP-NAD kinase; its protein translation is MGAHATRHEVATVNVAVRGGDGVESDIGVAGATLVDERDADAVVVVGADALRSVATDPPTPPILPITAEGGRHLVERAALVGALAAVGAGDGHVEPHPILGVRRDGTTVTRALQDVTLMTVAPGSISEYAVDAGKRSLESVRADGIVVATPLGSDGYAAAAGGPVIEADTGVSVVPVAPFITRPAVRVADPEAGLTLSVEREGDVALFVDGVRHGTVAVDTDLRIDRVDTVDVVAPQQRTETF
- a CDS encoding cytochrome b gives rise to the protein MSLEKKDEMDHEGWMERQDLTPVESTFLMALIWMDKRLRIVDYLELLENLYYKVNLQMPKSHTEQYDLDNKFWYWYPLYALGSFSTLAYVVAAVSGALLGFYYAPAQTGDPSTAYNSITFIMTELQFGYMLRSIHRWSAQVMVAAVFLHMLRVYFTGAYKEPRELNWLLGIILISLTMVFGYTGYLLPWDQLAFWAGQIGVEMSLSIPLAGEWVAQLLFGGFTLSQSTLQRMYIIHVFLLPFVVTTLIAIHIGIVWVQGIAEPH
- a CDS encoding DUF7315 family membrane protein; translated protein: MDASDDDSTRQTADGDDADSPGDQAVRSTETHRGRDVVVPMRLYKTVTVFSTLLAILGVVVGFVLLDAATIRLSLLRRFVLSVLEAVGVSPPATVLSAVLAVAGLAAICFGAGVYILGTRFRARGMGNPQEDADESPDNG
- a CDS encoding cytochrome bc complex cytochrome b subunit, with the protein product MSENDTTTDEARTDGGGPGIVAPDDETPTWRERKERTTGLSRLTYEYFERARREDQDLRSESDYVERDVLAFPTWPHETVRNLSIAAFFTGMIFFLSATMPPHIGAPANPSSTPAIILPDWYLYWSFGLLKLGPLNPELAILGGSKLTADRTYGVLANIVVVGAIAIVPFLNKGSARRPVEQPFWSAVGVGGVVFAFTISLLAVKNLMPMNVDLLFDLTFLLPVVAAFVTYAVLKTMREGYMYDLNRRYYRLRPPK
- a CDS encoding DUF7314 family protein, encoding MADEFIKGLGIFTGAGLGWLILAGWYRTPGFESTRQLVSPVSPNPASMDLFNLMAVGMMDALFWFTLLGPLAFWVVLPAIREARGALENRNA
- a CDS encoding DUF7313 family protein, whose translation is MQPLQFVVPVGALDALEPYIAHVVLALVLVNMFTRIRGHAVHERQAEADDTELSRYTPHSVTTIVLVLASFTFLLVEPHGGMVMSVLVVGLFLADFFEFESRKVEARNEMTFERPKSAVAASLLALLYAGYQSLFVFIQPVWSAIV